In the genome of Bradysia coprophila strain Holo2 unplaced genomic scaffold, BU_Bcop_v1 contig_232, whole genome shotgun sequence, one region contains:
- the LOC119076224 gene encoding alpha-ketoglutarate-dependent dioxygenase alkB homolog 7, mitochondrial, whose product MTVILRHLIKKNLLKPFLAARRAASSVTTSQPNAKTPHYIDFVDNWPSNERETILNDFLVITDFVSEAEETAIIEEIDPYMKRLKYEFDHWDDAIHGFRETERKHWYPHNRKIIEKISELAFKGEIMPHIHILDLAENGVIKPHVDSSRYCGTTIAGLSLLSDSVMRLVRTDETKYLQTKDGNNTDEYRTLPKSMENAFYADILLKRRSLYIMRDTSRYNFTHEILGNEHGFFKGEKVTKTRRISVICRNNP is encoded by the exons ATGACAGTGATCCTTCGACATTTAATCAAGAAGAACTTACTAAAACCTTTTCTAGCTGCAAGAAGAG CTGCGTCGTCGGTTACCACCAGTCAACCAAATGCCAAGACTCCACACTACATTGATTTCGTTGATAACTggccatcaaatgaaagggaaactattttgaatgattttttggtTATCACCGACTTTGTGTCGGAAGCGGAAGAAACAGCTATAATTGAGGAGATTGACCCATACATGAAACGTTTGAAATACGAATTCGATCATTGGGATGAT GCTATCCATGGCTTTCGGGAAACAGAGAGGAAGCATTGGTATCCGCATAAtaggaaaatcattgaaaaaatCAGTGAACTTGCTTTCAAAGGAGAAATTATGCCACACATTCATATATTAGACCTAGCGGAGAATGGGGTCATCAAGCCGCACGTTGATAGCTCAAGA TACTGTGGCACAACCATTGCTGGCCTAAGTCTACTGTCAGATTCTGTTATGCGGCTAGTTAGAACAGacgaaacgaaatatttacaaaccaAAGACGGAAACAATACTGACGAATACAGAACACTGCCGaaatcaatggaaaatgcTTTCTACGCGGACATTTTGCTTAAACGACGATCATTGTACATTATGCG TGACACGTCCCGATATAATTTCACTCACGAAATACTGGGCAATGAGCATGGGTTCTTCAAAGGAGAGAAGGTAACGAAGACGCGTAGAATATCTGTGATATGTAGAAATAATCCGTAG
- the LOC119076223 gene encoding tRNA (cytosine(34)-C(5))-methyltransferase, which translates to MGRKQKKYNLFAQKKRERKEANSNGSQDRPSEPYQEIIRVNELFLKYYKHQQICPDSEWDEFVKFISSDLPTTFRITASRGEAQTLLDIIKSEFFADYLKGADEIQTKTGCKFEKPMSLPWYPNEHAWQLELTRKDIRRSEAFYKLHNFLIAETNSGSISRQEAVSMIPPIVLDVKPHHKVLDMCAAPGSKTAQLIEALHVDSENSIPSGFVVANDVDNKRCYMLVHQARRMNSPCFIVTNHDSCFLPNLLMTNSDGEKREVKFDRVLCDVPCSGDGTLRKNPDIWLKWNQGQALNLHGVQYRIAKRGAELLEIGGRMVYSTCSLNPVENEAVLHRLIKDSEGALEIVDSAALVPGLKYLPGMTKWDLASKDIECFNKFEDVPTKYHTVIRPQMFPPSVEDASKYNLEKCIRILPHLQNTGGFFVASIQKKSYLPWEKAAKKEDAKNSDEQNVNETQDLDNGEKTTSAGPQQKKRRLHYGYKEDPYIFLTADDLAWTQLKNFYKLSDEFNPLCLLTRSSSEKKKNIYFCSEQIRDLLLCNESLVKIINTGVKSFVRCDNRNMQCPFRLANEGLPNINYMIGQCRRLNITREDLIALLNNTDPTKPPPLNTLSNETQESVKDLAAGSCVLKYSDEKLTISLVGWRGQTSLRAYTDTNDTCHMLRLLGADVSKYDTNKFQKNKTTDEEQELVKNVDTTEMECVDDAVAVE; encoded by the exons ATGGGTCGAAAGCAAAAAAAGTACAACTTGTTTGCACAGAAGAAGCGTGAGAGGAAAGAA GCCAATTCGAACGGGTCGCAGGATCGTCCATCCGAGCCGTACCAAGAAATCATCCGCGTCAATGAGTTGTTCCTCAAGTACTACAAG CATCAGCAAATCTGTCCCGATTCCGAATGGGACGAATTCGTGAAATTCATTTCATCCGATTTGCCAACAACGTTCCGCATAACAGCTAGTCGTGGCGAGGCGCAAACACTGTTGGACAtaataaaaagtgaattttttgcCGACTATCTGAAAGGAGCCGATGAAATTCAAACTAAAACCGGCTGTAAATTCGAGAAACCAATGTCACTTCCGTGGTATCCCAATGAGCATGCATGGCAATTGGAATTGACGCGAAAAGACATTCGTCGATCGGAAGCTTTCTATAAACTGCACAATTTCCTTATTGCCGAAACCAATTCTGGAAGCATCAGTAGACAAGAAGCAGTGTCTATGATACCGCCGATTGTGTTAGACGTTAAACCGCATCACAAGGTCTTAGATATGTGTGCTGCTCCCGGCAGCAAAACAGCACAGTTAATTGAAGCATTGCATGTCGACAGTGAAAACTCTATACCAAGTGGTTTTGTTGTTGCCAATGACGTCGACAACAAACGATGTTATATGTTGGTGCATCAAGCTCGACGAATGAATTCACCTTGTTTTATCGTCACCAACCACGACAGTTGTTTCCTACCGAATTTATTGATGACTAATTCGGATGGGGAAAAGAGGGAAGTGAAATTTGATCGAGTGTTGTGCGACGTTCCATGTTCAG GCGATGGAACTCTCCGAAAAAATCCAGACATTTGGTTAAAATGGAACCAAGGACAAGCACTGAATTTGCATGG AGTACAATATCGCATTGCAAAGCGTGGAGCTGAACTGTTGGAGATTGGAGGGCGAATGGTCTACTCGACTTGTTCACTGAATCCTGTAGAAAATGAAGCGGTCCTTCATCGTTTAATCAAGGACAGTGAAGGTGCTTTGGAAATTGTTGATTCTGCAGCGTTAGTTCCTGGTCTGAAATACCTACCCGGTATGACCAAATGGGACCTAGCATCCAAGGACAttgaatgttttaacaaattcGAAGATGTTCCGACAAAGTACCACACCGTCATCCGTC CACAAATGTTTCCTCCAAGCGTCGAAGATGCATCGAAGTACAATCTTGAGAAATG CATACGGATCTTACCCCATCTTCAAAACACTGGAGGTTTCTTCGTCGCATCCATACAGAAAAAGTCGTACTTGCCGTGGGAGAAAGCTGCGAAGAAAGAGGACGCTAAGAATTCCGACGAACAGAATGTGAATGAAACACAGGATTTAGATAATGGCGAAAAGACCACTTCTGCTGGACCACAACAGAAGAAACGACGTTTGCATTATGGTTATAAGGAGGATCCGTACATTTTCCTCACAGCCGACGATTTGGCATGGACACAGCTGAAGAACTTCTACAAACTCAGCGACGAATTCAATCCATTGTGTTTACTGACAAGATCATCGagtgaaaagaagaaaaatatttacttttgttCCGAACAGATCAGAGACTTACTGCTGTGCAACgagagtttagtgaaaataattaacaCTGGAGTTAAGTCGTTCGTACGATGCGACAATCGAAATATGCAGTGTCCGTTTAG ATTAGCTAATGAAGGCCTCCCCAACATTAACTATATGATTGGACAATGTCGTCGGCTAAACATTACCAGAGAAGATCTAATAGCCTTGCTCAACAATACAGATCCCACGAAACCTCCGCCATTAAATACGTTATCAAACGAGACACAGGAAAGTGTCAAGGACTTGG CTGCCGGTAGTTGTGTTTTGAAATATTCTGATGAAAAGCTGACGATTTCGCTGGTCGGTTGGAGGGGACAAACCAGTCTTCGAGCGTACACAGATACCAATGACACATGTCACATGCTTCGACTTCTGGGTGCCGATGTATCGAAATATG atACAAACAAGTTCCAGAAGAACAAAACAACAGATGAGGAGCAGGAATTGGTTAAAAATGTAGATACCACAGAAATGGAATGTGTCGATGACGCTGTGGCCGTGGAATAG